One Natator depressus isolate rNatDep1 chromosome 13, rNatDep2.hap1, whole genome shotgun sequence genomic region harbors:
- the MDP1 gene encoding magnesium-dependent phosphatase 1, whose amino-acid sequence MCHLPGLVVFDLDYTLWPFWVDTHVDPPFQRGRAGSVLDARGRPVRLYPEVLAVLERLQGLGVPMAAASRTGETRGATQLLELFGLHSFLHRVEIYPGGKSAHFHRLQQDTGVPFAQMLFFDDEERNIRDVSKLGVTCVLVPDGMTQALLTQGLEAFARSCPPAPVPPTAPSQGAE is encoded by the exons ATGTGCCACCTCCCTGGGCTGGTTGTGTTTGACCTGG ATTACACCCTGTGGCCCTTCTGGGTTGACACCCACGTGGACCCCCCCTTCCAGCGGGGCAG GGCTGGCTCGGTGCTGGATGCCCGCGGCCGCCCCGTCCGGCTGTACCCCGAGGTGCTGGCTGTGCTGGAGCGACTGCAGGGCCTGGGCGTCCCCATGGCAGCCGCCTCCCG gacaGGCGAGACCCGCGGCGCCACCCAGCTGCTGGAGCTCTTCGGCTTGCACAGCTTCCTGCACCGGGTGGAGATCTACCCTGGGGGGAAGAGCGCCCACTTCCACAG gctGCAGCAGGATACCGGGGTCCCCTTCGCCCAGATGCTGTTCTTTGACGACGAGGAGCGCAACATCCGGGATGTCAGCAAGCTAG gtGTCACCTGCGTCCTGGTCCCCGATGGAATGACCCAGGCACTCCTCACCCAGGGGCTGGAGGCCTTCGCTCGCTCCTGCCCCCCCGCACCGGTGCCCCCCACTGcgccttcccaaggggcagaatAA